One region of Halomicrobium sp. LC1Hm genomic DNA includes:
- a CDS encoding ABC transporter substrate-binding protein: protein MARNSNDANGATRREYVLSGGSLVLAGLVAGCSGTSSDRSTETATQTDAQTEPSDGDAYSVSMAPVGEVTFDAVPETWVPYGGDFADMGVALGQADGMVGIGQSGEYHTGVYDELPGVSVDFERIAANDLVEADMSRELFYELDSDVHVIDTGMLRNWFDWSDDDIAEIRENVGPFFGNMIFRRSDEWHDYRYYTLYQAFEKMAAMFQERARFEAFETLHEEFLADLQSQLPPADERPSVFLTYEGTDEPETFSPYRLNDDGTSKKQWNDLGVSDALAGTGVENLSTENRGELDYENLLTIDPDVLLIRGHEEKSATEFRETVLGFLREHPVGGKLTAVENGRVYRGGPLRQGPIQNLFLTERAAKQLYPETFGRVTDDAELFDRQRVADIVTGAI from the coding sequence ATGGCGCGCAACTCGAACGACGCGAACGGAGCGACCCGACGAGAGTACGTGTTGTCCGGTGGTTCTCTGGTGCTCGCCGGCCTGGTCGCAGGCTGTAGCGGTACCAGCAGCGACCGGTCGACCGAGACAGCCACCCAGACGGACGCACAAACCGAGCCGAGCGACGGGGACGCGTACTCCGTCTCGATGGCCCCCGTTGGCGAAGTGACCTTCGACGCCGTCCCGGAGACGTGGGTTCCCTACGGCGGCGATTTCGCCGACATGGGCGTCGCGCTGGGCCAGGCCGACGGGATGGTCGGGATCGGGCAGTCCGGCGAGTATCACACTGGCGTCTACGACGAGCTCCCTGGCGTCAGTGTCGACTTCGAGCGGATCGCCGCCAACGATCTCGTCGAGGCAGACATGTCCAGGGAACTGTTCTACGAACTCGACAGCGACGTCCACGTCATCGACACGGGCATGCTGCGAAACTGGTTCGACTGGAGCGACGACGACATCGCCGAAATCCGGGAGAACGTCGGCCCGTTCTTCGGAAACATGATCTTCCGCCGGTCCGACGAGTGGCACGACTACCGGTACTACACGCTCTATCAGGCCTTCGAGAAGATGGCCGCGATGTTCCAGGAGCGGGCCCGTTTCGAGGCTTTCGAGACGCTCCACGAGGAGTTCCTGGCCGACCTGCAGTCCCAGCTGCCGCCGGCAGACGAGCGTCCGAGCGTCTTTCTCACCTACGAGGGAACGGACGAGCCGGAGACGTTCTCGCCGTACCGACTCAACGACGACGGCACGAGCAAGAAGCAGTGGAACGACCTCGGTGTCAGCGACGCACTCGCCGGAACGGGTGTCGAGAACCTGAGTACCGAGAACCGGGGCGAACTCGACTACGAGAACCTGCTCACCATCGATCCGGACGTGTTGCTGATTCGCGGCCACGAGGAGAAGTCGGCGACCGAGTTCCGCGAAACCGTCCTGGGCTTCCTCCGTGAACATCCCGTCGGCGGGAAACTGACGGCGGTCGAGAACGGTCGCGTCTACCGCGGTGGGCCGCTCCGACAGGGCCCGATTCAGAATCTGTTCCTCACCGAGCGGGCCGCCAAGCAACTGTACCCGGAGACGTTCGGGCGCGTCACCGACGATGCGGAGCTCTTCGACCGCCAGCGGGTCGCAGACATCGTCACCGGAGCGATCTGA
- a CDS encoding NAD(P)/FAD-dependent oxidoreductase has protein sequence MGETTPANGATDHEVAIVGGGPAGCSAGVFTARYGLDTVVFDRGRSSLRRCAHLENYLGFPAGIDIETLYELCHDHVRAAGCELRADLVESVQRRDDGGFIVALQSGDPVTTDRVVAATRYGGEYLLSLDEAAMVTTREHDGEVHETFDDSYPAADGTTPIDGLYVASPSEASRQAIVAAGRGARTALSVVEDVRRDRGVPEPVVDHYDWVRRRAELDEEWDDRDRWREWFAQQLPDDLDPESPALASVRESEIDRVFESYVDEDEIERRRERGQERLLDHVDDDLIVERARAIEDRTTAAHVDDNPR, from the coding sequence ATGGGCGAGACGACGCCTGCGAACGGAGCGACCGACCACGAGGTCGCGATCGTCGGCGGCGGCCCCGCGGGCTGTTCGGCCGGCGTGTTTACCGCCCGGTACGGCCTCGATACGGTCGTGTTCGACCGTGGACGGTCGTCGCTCCGGCGGTGCGCTCACCTCGAAAACTACCTCGGCTTCCCCGCCGGCATCGACATCGAGACGCTCTACGAGCTGTGCCACGACCACGTCCGAGCGGCCGGCTGTGAGCTCCGTGCGGACCTCGTCGAGTCGGTCCAGCGCCGTGACGACGGCGGCTTCATCGTGGCACTCCAGTCCGGCGACCCGGTCACGACCGACCGAGTCGTCGCTGCGACGCGGTACGGCGGGGAGTATCTCCTGTCGCTGGACGAGGCGGCGATGGTGACGACCCGCGAGCACGACGGCGAGGTCCACGAGACCTTCGACGACTCCTATCCCGCGGCGGACGGGACGACGCCGATCGACGGGCTGTACGTCGCCTCGCCCTCCGAGGCGTCCCGGCAGGCAATCGTCGCTGCCGGGCGGGGCGCGCGGACGGCCCTGAGCGTCGTCGAGGACGTTCGACGCGACCGCGGCGTTCCCGAGCCGGTGGTCGACCACTACGACTGGGTCCGTCGGCGCGCGGAACTCGACGAGGAGTGGGACGATCGGGACCGGTGGCGCGAGTGGTTCGCCCAGCAGCTTCCGGACGACCTCGACCCCGAATCGCCGGCACTGGCGTCCGTTCGCGAGTCCGAGATCGATCGGGTGTTCGAGAGCTACGTCGACGAAGACGAGATCGAGCGACGGCGCGAACGCGGCCAGGAACGCCTCCTCGATCACGTCGACGACGATCTGATCGTCGAACGGGCCCGCGCCATCGAGGACCGAACCACGGCAGCGCACGTCGACGACAACCCACGGTGA
- a CDS encoding oxidoreductase, with the protein MVIVLVISTVIFGGLIAYLAHRAARRSHSRPMQLFSVGFAILTAGLATSGVLAVLFRLDAKEGLLIQGVFVLVGLGVLLRSIYMRRPNVGV; encoded by the coding sequence ATGGTCATCGTCCTCGTGATCAGCACGGTCATCTTCGGCGGGCTCATCGCGTATCTCGCGCACCGCGCCGCCCGCCGATCACACTCCCGACCGATGCAGTTGTTCAGCGTCGGGTTCGCCATTCTGACGGCCGGTCTGGCGACCAGCGGCGTGCTCGCGGTGCTCTTTCGCCTCGACGCGAAGGAGGGACTGCTGATTCAGGGCGTGTTCGTCCTCGTCGGCCTCGGCGTCCTCCTCCGGTCGATCTACATGCGCCGCCCGAACGTCGGCGTCTGA
- a CDS encoding DUF2249 domain-containing protein yields the protein MAHESQTDADRRLDAREIDGEPFDDIMSALGSLPADETLVLVNSFELSPLYDVLEERGFEYILHNPSPDLWEMEITHA from the coding sequence ATGGCCCACGAGTCCCAGACGGACGCCGACAGACGCCTCGACGCCCGCGAGATCGACGGCGAACCGTTCGACGACATCATGAGTGCGCTCGGATCGCTCCCAGCGGACGAGACGCTGGTGCTCGTGAACAGCTTCGAACTCTCGCCGCTGTACGATGTCCTCGAAGAACGCGGGTTCGAGTACATTCTCCACAATCCGTCACCGGATCTGTGGGAGATGGAGATAACACATGCATAA
- a CDS encoding putative zinc-binding protein yields the protein MTEDYDDLPLVYSCSGCSSAAQMANDLAVRLDRERVAEMSCIAGVGADVDPLVATATAGRPMVVIDGCPLECARNSLERHDVTPDRHVNLAKRGVAKEHHTDYDDDQAERLFEDLRATVEELTTTA from the coding sequence ATGACCGAAGACTACGACGACCTGCCGCTGGTGTACTCGTGTTCCGGGTGTTCGAGTGCGGCCCAGATGGCCAACGACCTCGCCGTGCGACTCGACCGCGAGCGCGTGGCGGAGATGTCCTGTATCGCGGGCGTGGGTGCAGACGTCGACCCGCTCGTGGCGACGGCGACCGCCGGGCGACCGATGGTCGTGATCGACGGCTGTCCGCTGGAGTGTGCGCGCAACAGCCTCGAACGCCACGACGTGACCCCGGACCGTCACGTCAACCTCGCCAAACGCGGCGTGGCAAAGGAGCATCACACGGACTACGACGACGATCAGGCCGAGCGGCTGTTCGAAGACCTCCGCGCGACGGTCGAAGAACTCACCACGACGGCCTGA
- the nth gene encoding endonuclease III, with product MQSPEEWTAADVRELHDDLVSLYEPVAQTEAHGADADAEPGEGVRQLVTTILSQNVADENTRRASESLFETYDDFSAIEAADHDELAETIRVAGLPDQKAARIQRALAAIREETGGAYSLAFLDALPTAEAKAWLTDIKGVGPKTASVVLNFHFGKPTMAVDTHVERVSKRFGLVPEDASNERAHDVLDAVVPDELTYPLHVLLIRHGRTHCSARNPDCDNRVCERYCDCDGCGGD from the coding sequence ATGCAGAGTCCCGAAGAGTGGACGGCGGCGGACGTACGCGAGTTGCACGACGACCTCGTCTCGCTGTACGAACCGGTCGCACAGACCGAGGCACACGGTGCCGACGCCGACGCGGAGCCGGGCGAGGGCGTTCGACAGCTGGTGACGACGATCCTCTCGCAAAACGTCGCCGACGAGAACACGCGCCGGGCATCGGAGTCGCTGTTCGAGACCTACGACGACTTTTCGGCCATCGAGGCGGCCGACCACGACGAGCTGGCCGAGACGATCCGCGTCGCCGGCCTCCCGGACCAGAAGGCGGCCCGCATCCAGCGTGCGCTGGCGGCGATCCGCGAGGAGACCGGCGGGGCCTACTCGCTGGCCTTCCTCGACGCGCTGCCGACAGCGGAGGCGAAGGCGTGGCTCACGGACATCAAAGGGGTGGGTCCCAAGACCGCCAGCGTCGTGCTGAACTTCCACTTCGGGAAGCCGACGATGGCCGTCGACACGCACGTCGAGCGCGTGTCCAAGCGATTCGGGCTCGTCCCCGAGGACGCGAGCAACGAGCGCGCCCACGACGTGCTCGACGCGGTCGTGCCGGACGAACTCACGTATCCGCTCCACGTCCTGCTCATCCGCCACGGGCGCACGCACTGCTCGGCGCGGAACCCGGACTGTGACAACCGGGTCTGTGAGCGGTACTGCGACTGTGACGGCTGTGGGGGCGACTGA
- a CDS encoding universal stress protein — translation MYDTVLVPTDGSDHAERAGAHAAFLARAFDASIHLLNVVDLQAAAGPMNAGGVDEAYVERLESEGEATIGALEPIFEDVPVETAVVRGRPSEAILDYAAEHDVDLLAMGTHGRTGLKRYIAGSVVEHVVRHATVPVLTTRAVETSTVDDGYDEIVIPTDGSEPATAAVEHGLAIAERADARVHAINVVNVATLSSGPDQTAPTELLAEFTARGERATEEIATAAAERGLDATTTVRKGFPARDILDYVEANDADLVAMGTAGRSGLNRFLLGSTTERVVRHSPVPVCAVNARDTE, via the coding sequence ATGTACGACACCGTTCTGGTTCCGACCGACGGCAGCGACCACGCGGAACGGGCAGGAGCCCACGCCGCGTTCCTCGCGCGGGCGTTCGACGCGTCGATCCACCTCCTGAACGTCGTCGACCTCCAGGCGGCGGCCGGCCCGATGAACGCCGGTGGCGTCGACGAGGCCTACGTCGAGCGCCTCGAATCGGAAGGCGAAGCGACGATCGGGGCGCTCGAACCGATCTTCGAGGACGTCCCGGTCGAGACGGCCGTCGTCCGCGGCCGTCCCAGCGAGGCGATCCTCGACTACGCCGCGGAACACGACGTGGATCTGCTGGCGATGGGGACCCACGGTCGGACCGGTCTCAAACGGTACATCGCCGGGAGCGTCGTCGAACACGTCGTTCGTCACGCGACCGTCCCGGTCCTGACGACCCGGGCGGTCGAGACCAGCACCGTCGACGACGGCTACGACGAGATCGTGATCCCGACCGACGGGAGCGAGCCGGCGACGGCGGCGGTCGAGCACGGCCTGGCCATCGCCGAGCGGGCCGACGCCCGAGTCCACGCGATCAACGTCGTCAACGTCGCGACGCTGTCTTCGGGGCCGGACCAGACCGCGCCGACGGAACTGTTAGCGGAGTTCACTGCCCGCGGCGAGCGTGCTACCGAGGAGATCGCGACGGCCGCGGCCGAGCGCGGGCTCGACGCCACGACGACGGTCCGCAAGGGATTCCCGGCTCGGGACATCCTCGACTACGTCGAAGCGAACGACGCCGATCTGGTCGCCATGGGGACGGCGGGGCGAAGCGGCCTGAACCGCTTTCTCCTGGGCAGCACCACCGAGCGCGTCGTCCGCCACTCCCCGGTGCCGGTCTGTGCGGTCAACGCTCGGGACACGGAGTAA
- a CDS encoding NAD(P)/FAD-dependent oxidoreductase: MVDVGVVGAGAGAAALSYVIDGAHPSADLTVLEKSGGVCGRAATRRHGSLTYDYGANYLKSDDERVADLVRETLGEAGRVDVTEPIDTFDGDGTVSEGRDTDEHRWSYESGLTQIAKRLFAETDATVHRRTRVEAVRRLPETDQWELTDADGRQWGPFDALALNPPAPQTAALLDDAEWDHPVRGRLAAAAKDVSYRTIWTAVLHYDFELDRPYYALINTDDDHEVGWIAREECKRGHVPDGESLLVVQASPEWSVDNDDGDPADNVAELAELTAAVVGDDRLTEPNWTDHQGWRYALPDAGVQSGPVDSANEHGLYPVGDWVAGEAWLHAALRNGLDVGERLAYAL; encoded by the coding sequence ATGGTCGATGTTGGCGTGGTCGGCGCGGGCGCTGGCGCAGCGGCACTCAGCTACGTGATCGACGGAGCCCACCCGTCGGCGGATCTGACGGTCCTCGAAAAGTCCGGCGGCGTCTGCGGGCGGGCCGCGACCCGGCGACACGGCTCGCTGACCTACGACTACGGCGCGAACTACCTGAAGTCCGACGACGAGCGCGTCGCGGACCTCGTCCGCGAGACGCTGGGCGAGGCGGGACGGGTCGACGTGACCGAGCCGATTGACACCTTCGACGGGGACGGAACGGTCTCCGAGGGACGAGACACCGACGAACACCGGTGGAGCTACGAGTCCGGCCTCACCCAGATCGCGAAGCGGCTGTTCGCCGAGACCGACGCGACCGTCCACCGCCGGACGCGGGTCGAGGCCGTTCGCCGGCTCCCGGAGACCGACCAGTGGGAGCTGACGGACGCCGACGGCCGGCAGTGGGGCCCCTTCGACGCGCTGGCGCTGAACCCGCCGGCACCCCAGACCGCGGCGCTGCTCGACGACGCGGAGTGGGACCACCCCGTGCGTGGACGGCTGGCCGCAGCCGCGAAAGACGTGTCCTACCGGACGATCTGGACGGCCGTGCTGCACTACGATTTCGAACTCGACCGGCCCTACTACGCGCTCATCAACACCGACGACGACCACGAGGTGGGCTGGATCGCTCGCGAGGAGTGCAAGCGCGGCCACGTCCCCGACGGGGAGAGTCTGCTCGTCGTCCAGGCAAGCCCCGAGTGGTCAGTCGACAACGACGACGGCGATCCGGCCGACAACGTCGCCGAGCTGGCCGAACTGACCGCGGCCGTCGTCGGCGACGACCGACTCACAGAACCGAACTGGACCGACCACCAGGGGTGGCGCTACGCGCTCCCGGACGCGGGCGTCCAGTCGGGCCCGGTCGACTCGGCCAACGAGCACGGGCTCTATCCGGTCGGCGACTGGGTCGCCGGAGAGGCGTGGCTCCACGCGGCGCTTCGCAACGGTCTGGACGTGGGCGAACGCCTCGCCTACGCCCTGTGA
- a CDS encoding carboxylate--amine ligase: protein MAGTRDGRREGVVVPGIDTASSTAAVRSLGRRSIPAIVASEHDTPPAAGSTYCEESVTVPDPAVDFPGYETALLELARRDDVATILPFREPDVYALARNRDQFREHVGTPWPTLGTLRQVQDRVALFEAADRAGVATPRTRTLSEWSDWEAECIVKPRYTFRAPEYADRFADPEIQWSSTTYLEPGEGPDSEAIVDEMGHVPLVQEYVPTIEEYGFFAQYDHGSPVATFQHRQRRGWKYCGGPSAFRESVDIPALERAGRALLDELDWHGVAMVEFLRDPRTGAFKLMEINPRFWSSLPFTVQAGVDFPLLAWAQATDRPIDGPPDYEVGIGGHLLRGEALHLHSVLTEEYPLVERPSFPVRAGEIAASLLGQPRFDYLSTDDPGPFVRDVRNTVEQVTGDASADGVGESNSASRLVTAVQRLFVRE from the coding sequence ATGGCAGGTACGCGAGACGGTCGTCGGGAGGGCGTGGTCGTCCCCGGAATCGATACGGCAAGCAGCACCGCGGCGGTCCGGTCGCTCGGTCGTCGATCGATCCCGGCGATCGTCGCCTCCGAGCACGACACCCCACCGGCCGCCGGGTCGACGTACTGCGAGGAATCGGTCACCGTCCCCGATCCGGCGGTGGACTTTCCGGGCTACGAGACGGCGCTGCTGGAACTGGCCCGACGCGACGACGTGGCGACGATCCTCCCGTTTCGCGAGCCGGACGTGTACGCTCTGGCGCGCAATCGCGACCAGTTTCGCGAGCACGTCGGGACGCCGTGGCCGACGCTTGGGACCCTGCGACAGGTGCAAGATCGGGTGGCGCTGTTCGAGGCCGCCGACCGGGCCGGCGTCGCCACGCCCCGGACGCGGACGCTCTCTGAGTGGAGCGACTGGGAAGCAGAGTGCATCGTCAAGCCACGCTACACCTTCCGCGCGCCCGAGTACGCCGACCGCTTCGCGGACCCCGAGATCCAGTGGAGTTCGACCACGTACCTCGAACCGGGCGAGGGGCCCGACAGTGAGGCGATCGTCGACGAGATGGGCCACGTGCCACTGGTCCAGGAGTACGTCCCGACGATCGAGGAGTACGGCTTCTTCGCCCAGTACGACCACGGCAGCCCCGTCGCGACGTTTCAGCACCGCCAGCGTCGCGGGTGGAAGTACTGTGGCGGCCCGAGCGCGTTCCGCGAGTCCGTCGACATCCCGGCCCTGGAGCGGGCCGGGCGGGCGCTGCTGGACGAACTCGACTGGCACGGCGTCGCCATGGTGGAGTTCCTGCGAGACCCGCGTACGGGGGCCTTCAAGCTGATGGAGATCAACCCACGGTTCTGGTCGTCGCTGCCCTTCACGGTTCAGGCCGGCGTCGACTTCCCCCTGCTCGCCTGGGCGCAGGCGACGGATCGCCCCATCGACGGCCCACCCGACTACGAGGTCGGGATCGGGGGGCACCTCCTCCGGGGCGAAGCGCTGCACCTCCACAGCGTCCTGACCGAGGAGTACCCGCTGGTCGAACGCCCCTCGTTCCCGGTCCGTGCCGGCGAGATCGCGGCGTCGCTACTCGGGCAGCCCCGCTTCGACTACCTCTCGACCGACGATCCCGGCCCGTTCGTCCGCGACGTTCGCAACACGGTCGAGCAGGTGACTGGGGACGCGAGCGCAGACGGGGTCGGCGAGTCTAACTCCGCCTCCCGGCTCGTCACCGCCGTACAGCGGCTGTTCGTGCGCGAGTAA
- a CDS encoding DUF1616 domain-containing protein, translated as MSDRTVQSSPVALPRLASSIDVAAVVLLALVGAILFSLSLGLPVAARAVIAVPLLLFVPGYAVVAALYPAAHRENGTAVDSPTAVERGALAVGLSLFVVPLVGVAVDAVWSLTLVPVLDTVAAVTIAAGVIALVRRERLPAGERFEVTTPLRRALAGTTERPKTQVFLIVAVLLSVAAVGAGGVVATDDSGQGVTEFYLTTEGPDGEQVMATGETIGNESVHELVVESPARPGANYTVVARTGIATDRGLVEERTLGRTSLTLGDGGTGTATYELDLERGDRPLELTYLLYEGEPPAEPSRENAVRWLRVRIG; from the coding sequence ATGTCAGACAGAACTGTCCAGTCGTCGCCGGTCGCGCTGCCGCGACTGGCGTCGTCGATCGACGTCGCAGCGGTCGTCTTGCTGGCCCTCGTGGGGGCGATCCTGTTCTCGCTCTCGCTTGGGCTCCCAGTCGCCGCGAGGGCCGTCATCGCGGTCCCGCTCTTGCTGTTCGTGCCGGGGTACGCCGTCGTCGCGGCCCTCTATCCCGCGGCCCATCGAGAAAACGGGACGGCCGTGGACAGCCCGACGGCGGTCGAGCGCGGCGCGCTCGCGGTCGGACTGAGCCTGTTCGTCGTCCCGCTGGTCGGGGTCGCCGTCGACGCCGTCTGGTCGCTGACGCTCGTCCCCGTCCTGGACACCGTCGCCGCGGTGACGATCGCCGCGGGCGTGATCGCGCTCGTCCGACGCGAGCGGTTGCCGGCCGGAGAGCGGTTCGAGGTGACGACCCCGCTGCGCCGAGCGCTGGCGGGGACGACCGAACGGCCGAAGACGCAGGTGTTCCTGATCGTCGCCGTCCTGTTGAGCGTCGCCGCCGTCGGTGCCGGGGGCGTCGTCGCGACGGACGACAGCGGTCAGGGGGTCACGGAGTTCTACCTCACTACCGAGGGGCCCGACGGCGAGCAGGTGATGGCGACCGGCGAGACGATCGGCAACGAGTCGGTCCACGAGCTGGTCGTCGAGAGCCCGGCACGTCCCGGCGCGAACTACACCGTCGTCGCCCGGACCGGCATCGCCACCGACCGCGGCCTCGTCGAGGAGCGGACCCTCGGTCGCACGTCGCTCACGCTCGGCGACGGCGGGACCGGGACGGCGACGTACGAACTCGATCTCGAACGCGGCGACCGCCCGCTCGAACTGACCTACCTCCTCTACGAAGGGGAGCCACCGGCAGAACCGTCCCGAGAGAACGCGGTTCGCTGGCTGCGCGTCCGGATCGGGTAA